One window from the genome of Metabacillus flavus encodes:
- a CDS encoding VOC family protein, whose protein sequence is MIKGLYEAHLPVSNMESSINFYQKLGLEAAYVSEKVSFVWIEKGKSWLGLWDTEKVYLPYHPSIRHIAFHVEAEDIIEAKDWLKERGIEVKEAFGFTPERQPLVLPNHPQAHACLYFNDPDGNSLEFIAPLRLDFEEKFEMMSLEDWYNRKK, encoded by the coding sequence ATGATTAAAGGCTTATATGAAGCACATTTACCTGTAAGCAATATGGAGAGTTCAATCAATTTTTATCAGAAGCTTGGCTTAGAAGCAGCTTATGTAAGCGAGAAAGTATCTTTTGTCTGGATCGAAAAGGGGAAGAGCTGGCTTGGTTTATGGGACACAGAAAAAGTATATCTCCCATATCATCCCTCCATCAGGCATATTGCCTTTCATGTAGAAGCGGAAGATATCATAGAGGCGAAAGATTGGTTAAAAGAAAGAGGAATTGAAGTTAAGGAAGCATTCGGCTTTACACCGGAACGCCAGCCTCTTGTACTGCCTAATCACCCACAAGCCCATGCCTGTCTTTATTTTAATGATCCAGACGGAAATTCTCTGGAATTCATTGCTCCCCTCAGGCTAGATTTTGAGGAAAAATTCGAGATGATGTCGCTAGAGGATTGGTATAATCGAAAGAAATGA
- a CDS encoding two-component system regulatory protein YycI — protein MDWSKTKTIFIFAFLVLDLFLAWQYSQKITTSKYDPIQKETIQDQLAAEEIKYPPLPPDNPELQLLAVKRHEFTDEDLSTLKDQEPAIDIQDQIGETEPVLLQMKLKKPIKIEKDDLSKADSFVSSSLKFGSEYVFWSYNQEKAAITYFQRINGMTIYQGSDQPIGAVILHLNEKREIISYEQTYVMESDQVQEQQEDTITAIEAIEQMYNENDLKYKSEITKMELGYYTEQAESNKQTLQPYWYVEVNGKEHYFVSAFEGQIVRPEKATK, from the coding sequence ATGGATTGGAGTAAAACGAAAACCATATTTATTTTCGCTTTTCTTGTTCTGGACCTGTTCCTTGCCTGGCAATATTCCCAAAAGATCACGACAAGCAAGTATGATCCGATTCAGAAGGAAACGATTCAAGACCAGCTGGCGGCGGAAGAAATTAAATATCCTCCTCTGCCTCCGGACAATCCCGAGCTGCAGCTATTAGCTGTTAAACGCCATGAATTTACCGATGAAGACCTCTCGACTCTCAAGGATCAGGAGCCGGCCATTGATATTCAGGATCAGATTGGAGAAACAGAACCTGTATTGCTGCAGATGAAGCTGAAAAAGCCAATCAAGATTGAAAAAGATGATTTGTCCAAAGCAGATAGCTTCGTCTCCTCCTCTTTAAAATTTGGGAGTGAATACGTCTTCTGGTCCTACAATCAGGAAAAAGCGGCCATTACCTATTTTCAGCGGATCAATGGGATGACGATTTATCAAGGATCCGATCAGCCTATTGGGGCTGTCATCCTCCATTTGAATGAAAAAAGAGAAATTATCAGCTATGAACAAACGTATGTGATGGAGTCCGATCAAGTCCAGGAACAGCAGGAAGATACCATTACAGCCATTGAGGCAATTGAACAGATGTATAATGAAAACGACCTGAAGTATAAAAGCGAGATCACCAAAATGGAGTTAGGCTATTATACGGAGCAGGCGGAATCAAATAAACAAACCCTGCAGCCTTACTGGTATGTAGAAGTGAACGGGAAAGAACATTATTTTGTGAGCGCGTTTGAAGGGCAGATTGTCAGACCTGAAAAAGCGACTAAATAG
- a CDS encoding DUF5105 domain-containing protein: MIRKGSLLVLTGMLMAAAAGCGGSGEKANAGSGKSKELDVSVADASYILTGEDDGVSEKDTGVLMVNLKVKNNSDSAFTISSMDGIKLYQGEKELSPKRDVYSSDLGLEPDMPGSIGADKEKTIPAFFEVEKGETYEIGIKPRSENFEDKLKEVTLKLDTEKYEDSLDLMEDPAKALTAYIETIYLDKENPDFEKHVSADKRALQEEAKSSFNDGLKSIVYNSIPAQEVDKHYTSYKSVLAEKAKLKAEPKAYANDRAVVMLEYSTVPLDDSYETMSDLQSEYKEKTNDYDSKKAQSYALEKFDAVLNSLEVQQGRDPLEIKMIKKDDKWSVDTEDYNSERIVEVFASGSR, encoded by the coding sequence ATGATTAGAAAAGGGAGTTTACTAGTTTTAACGGGTATGCTGATGGCAGCGGCAGCAGGCTGCGGCGGCTCTGGGGAGAAGGCAAATGCCGGCAGCGGTAAAAGCAAGGAGCTGGATGTTTCAGTGGCGGATGCTTCATACATATTGACAGGTGAGGATGACGGCGTATCGGAGAAGGATACGGGTGTCCTGATGGTCAACTTAAAGGTAAAGAATAACTCAGACTCAGCTTTTACCATTTCTTCAATGGATGGAATCAAGCTATACCAAGGGGAAAAGGAGCTGAGCCCGAAAAGAGATGTCTATTCTTCTGATTTGGGACTGGAGCCAGATATGCCAGGGAGCATCGGAGCCGACAAAGAAAAGACCATCCCTGCTTTTTTTGAAGTAGAAAAGGGAGAGACATATGAAATTGGGATCAAACCGCGTTCCGAGAATTTTGAAGATAAGCTGAAGGAAGTTACACTGAAATTGGATACAGAAAAATATGAAGACAGTCTGGATCTGATGGAGGATCCTGCGAAAGCTTTGACAGCCTATATCGAGACCATCTATCTGGATAAGGAAAATCCGGATTTTGAAAAGCATGTCTCCGCTGATAAGCGGGCACTTCAGGAAGAAGCAAAATCAAGCTTCAACGACGGCCTGAAAAGTATCGTATATAATTCCATTCCTGCTCAAGAAGTGGATAAGCACTACACCAGCTACAAATCCGTACTTGCTGAAAAGGCAAAACTTAAAGCTGAGCCAAAGGCATATGCCAATGACAGGGCGGTCGTTATGCTTGAATATTCCACAGTGCCTTTAGATGATTCATATGAAACCATGTCTGATTTACAAAGCGAATATAAGGAAAAAACCAATGACTATGACTCCAAGAAAGCTCAGAGCTATGCCTTGGAGAAGTTCGATGCTGTGCTGAATTCATTGGAGGTCCAGCAAGGAAGAGACCCACTGGAAATTAAAATGATTAAGAAGGATGACAAGTGGTCGGTTGATACAGAAGATTACAATAGTGAAAGGATTGTGGAAGTATTTGCATCAGGGTCCCGCTGA
- a CDS encoding MBL fold metallo-hydrolase: protein MSLQFSVLASGSTGNAIYVEADGQSFLVDAGLSNKQLGLLMSQIGKSMDDLSGIFITHEHSDHIKGLGVAARKHKVPVYANGKTWNAMEKLIGEVPSEQKFHFETDTVKSFGGLDIQSFGVSHDAAEPMFYVFHHNGRKLALITDTGYVSDRMKGMIKDANSFVFESNHDVSMLRMGHYPWSIKRRILSDVGHVSNEDAALAMSDVIGDHTSRIYLAHLSKDNNMKDLARMSVQQTLESKGFVLGDGISLYDTDPIKPTPLTAV from the coding sequence ATGAGCTTGCAATTTAGCGTACTTGCGAGCGGGAGTACGGGGAACGCCATTTACGTAGAAGCGGACGGACAATCTTTTTTGGTGGATGCCGGCTTAAGCAATAAACAGCTAGGCCTGCTCATGAGCCAGATTGGCAAAAGCATGGACGATTTGAGCGGAATTTTTATTACCCATGAACACAGCGACCACATTAAAGGCCTTGGAGTCGCTGCAAGAAAGCACAAGGTGCCGGTCTATGCGAACGGCAAAACGTGGAATGCGATGGAAAAGCTGATTGGCGAAGTGCCGTCTGAGCAGAAATTCCATTTTGAAACCGATACAGTTAAATCATTCGGAGGCTTGGACATCCAGTCGTTCGGCGTCTCGCATGACGCGGCCGAACCGATGTTTTACGTCTTTCATCATAATGGGCGCAAGCTTGCCCTCATTACGGACACAGGCTACGTCAGCGACCGGATGAAAGGCATGATCAAGGACGCCAACTCCTTTGTGTTTGAAAGCAACCATGACGTCAGCATGCTCCGGATGGGGCATTACCCGTGGAGCATCAAGCGCCGCATTCTGTCAGACGTCGGGCACGTCTCAAACGAGGACGCAGCCCTTGCGATGTCGGACGTCATTGGCGACCATACTTCCCGAATCTACCTCGCCCATCTCAGCAAGGATAACAATATGAAGGATCTCGCGAGAATGTCGGTTCAGCAGACATTGGAAAGCAAAGGCTTCGTTTTAGGCGACGGAATCAGCCTTTATGATACCGATCCGATTAAACCAACTCCTCTAACAGCCGTTTAA
- the rlmH gene encoding 23S rRNA (pseudouridine(1915)-N(3))-methyltransferase RlmH, with protein MNITIVTVGKLKEKYLKQGIDEYLKRLGPYAKMEIIELADEKAPENLSEQDMIIVKDKEGERILAKISEDTHVIALAIQGKMKSSEQLAADLDRLATYGKSKVAFVIGGSLGLSDAVMKRANDTLSFSKMTFPHQLMRLVLVEQVYRAFRINRGEPYHK; from the coding sequence GTGAATATAACAATTGTAACCGTAGGAAAACTAAAAGAAAAATACTTAAAGCAAGGAATCGACGAATATCTGAAAAGACTCGGCCCCTATGCAAAAATGGAAATCATCGAGCTTGCCGACGAAAAAGCCCCAGAAAACTTGAGCGAGCAGGACATGATAATCGTCAAAGATAAAGAAGGCGAACGGATTCTGGCGAAGATTTCAGAGGATACTCATGTCATTGCTCTGGCGATTCAAGGAAAAATGAAATCGTCGGAGCAGCTTGCTGCCGATTTGGACAGGCTGGCGACTTACGGGAAAAGTAAAGTTGCTTTTGTAATTGGCGGATCGCTTGGATTGAGTGATGCGGTGATGAAGAGGGCGAATGATACGCTGTCGTTTTCGAAAATGACGTTTCCGCATCAGCTCATGAGGCTGGTTTTAGTGGAGCAGGTTTATCGGGCTTTTCGGATTAATCGGGGGGAACCGTATCATAAATAA
- the yiaA gene encoding inner membrane protein YiaA, translated as MADHNENPLMMGDEKSPKIKVERKEGEPTAAFKGASWAALVVGVAAYLIGLFNAGMQLNEKGYYFAVLVFGLYAAVSLQKAVRDKDEDIPVSGIYYGLSWFAVIVAIALMAIGLYNAGSIVLSEKGFYGMAFVLSLFAAITIQKNIRDTQVARGRD; from the coding sequence ATGGCTGATCACAATGAAAACCCGTTAATGATGGGTGATGAAAAGAGTCCAAAGATCAAGGTGGAAAGAAAAGAAGGGGAACCGACGGCTGCATTTAAAGGGGCGAGCTGGGCGGCTTTGGTTGTGGGAGTTGCTGCTTATCTGATTGGCTTGTTTAATGCCGGCATGCAGCTGAATGAGAAGGGGTATTACTTTGCTGTGCTGGTATTCGGATTGTATGCAGCTGTGTCCCTGCAGAAAGCGGTAAGGGATAAGGACGAGGATATTCCGGTTTCGGGGATCTATTATGGGCTTAGCTGGTTTGCGGTGATTGTAGCGATCGCCTTGATGGCAATCGGACTTTATAATGCCGGGAGTATTGTTTTGAGCGAAAAAGGATTTTATGGGATGGCGTTTGTACTTAGTTTGTTTGCGGCCATTACCATTCAGAAAAACATTCGGGATACGCAGGTTGCTAGAGGAAGAGATTAA
- a CDS encoding CxxH/CxxC protein translates to MKACADHVETAIDMYVDEHELAPEIMKIEETNRLSTTCELCENPAVYIVGE, encoded by the coding sequence ATGAAAGCATGTGCAGATCATGTCGAAACAGCGATTGATATGTATGTTGACGAGCACGAATTGGCTCCGGAAATAATGAAAATTGAAGAAACCAACAGGTTATCCACAACCTGTGAATTGTGCGAAAACCCTGCAGTATATATAGTAGGGGAATAA
- a CDS encoding S1C family serine protease: MGYYDQDYQEPPRRQKGNRGGSLLAGITGAILGGLIVLFAGPTVNDFVNGNFQHDENKTGTNEPAGPEKQVSVNVSSDITNIVSRVSSSVVGVINIQQSGFWEEEEGSGEAGTGSGVIYKKAGGNAFVVTNHHVIEGATQVEISLSDGTRIKARILGSDKLTDLAVLQVSSDKIKNVAPFGDSDKVKPGEPSIAIGNPLGLQFAGSVTQGIISGTERAIPIDENGDGQPDWNSEVIQTDAAINPGNSGGALINIDGKVIGINSMKIAESSVEGIGLAIPVNIAKPVIEDLEKYGEVRRPFLGLSMRSLDEVSSYHQQETLKLPKSVTKGVVVFESDPISPAGKAGIKQMDVITQMDGKDIKDIIELRKVLYELKPGDTISITYYRSGKKQSVDVRLGESQAQGS; this comes from the coding sequence ATGGGGTATTATGATCAGGATTATCAAGAGCCGCCTCGCAGGCAAAAAGGCAACCGCGGCGGCTCACTTTTGGCTGGTATTACAGGAGCCATACTCGGAGGGCTCATCGTCCTCTTTGCCGGCCCGACCGTTAACGATTTTGTGAACGGAAACTTTCAGCATGATGAAAACAAGACCGGTACGAATGAGCCCGCTGGTCCCGAAAAGCAGGTTTCGGTTAACGTCAGCTCCGACATTACGAACATTGTGAGCAGGGTATCAAGCTCGGTTGTCGGCGTTATCAATATCCAGCAGTCCGGATTCTGGGAAGAGGAAGAAGGCAGCGGAGAAGCGGGAACCGGCTCCGGTGTCATCTATAAAAAAGCCGGCGGCAATGCCTTCGTCGTAACCAATCACCATGTGATTGAAGGCGCCACCCAGGTCGAAATCAGTCTATCTGACGGCACAAGAATCAAGGCCAGGATTCTCGGAAGCGATAAGCTGACGGATCTTGCCGTCCTTCAGGTAAGCAGTGACAAAATCAAAAACGTCGCTCCTTTCGGAGACTCCGACAAAGTCAAACCTGGTGAACCGTCCATCGCGATCGGAAATCCCCTCGGCCTTCAATTTGCCGGGTCTGTCACGCAGGGAATCATCTCTGGAACGGAACGTGCCATTCCAATTGATGAGAACGGCGACGGGCAGCCAGACTGGAACTCCGAGGTCATTCAAACCGACGCCGCAATCAATCCGGGTAACAGCGGCGGCGCCCTCATTAACATCGACGGAAAAGTCATCGGCATCAACTCCATGAAAATTGCCGAATCATCGGTTGAAGGGATTGGCCTCGCCATTCCTGTCAATATCGCGAAGCCGGTCATTGAGGATCTGGAAAAGTACGGCGAAGTCAGAAGACCGTTCCTTGGTCTGAGCATGCGTTCTCTTGATGAAGTGTCAAGCTACCACCAGCAGGAAACACTCAAGCTTCCGAAGAGTGTGACAAAAGGCGTCGTTGTGTTCGAATCCGACCCGATCTCTCCTGCTGGAAAGGCTGGCATTAAGCAAATGGATGTCATTACGCAAATGGATGGCAAGGATATTAAGGATATTATTGAACTGCGCAAGGTGCTTTACGAATTAAAGCCGGGTGATACGATTTCCATAACGTACTATCGTTCAGGGAAGAAACAGTCGGTGGATGTTCGGTTAGGGGAATCTCAGGCACAGGGAAGCTAA
- a CDS encoding MFS transporter, which produces MHTTELMKQHWLLILTLALLTFVLGTSEFVIVGILTDISSSLHITNSAAGTLVSAFAMTFAIATPLVMSATSHFPKRKWMLFLIGAFIILNALCVISSSYILLLGLRMLTAIVTGVLISLAMMVASETMPAAKRGLAISFVFGGFTLANVVGVPIGTVIADWYNWNATFLLTTFLGGIAFIASFFILPELQNQARSSIRDQFSLLTHPRILMAFFIPSLGFGATYVVFTYLVPLLNEMAAPSSSISLILFGYGFISIFSNILAGKIASRNAIGRLRFVFLVQAIVLIALYWTTNDLLAGLINIGLMSLMAILLTTSTQLYLIDLAGIYQPKAKGLAASLMPVASNVGIAFGSALGGLVYHQGSLMNVTWVGGLVAIAASLLTFVSYRLDQNNLVQET; this is translated from the coding sequence ATGCACACCACAGAATTGATGAAGCAGCATTGGCTGCTCATCCTAACACTCGCTTTGTTAACATTCGTACTCGGCACGAGCGAATTTGTAATCGTCGGGATCCTGACGGATATTTCCTCGAGCCTTCATATAACCAATTCAGCAGCAGGCACACTTGTATCTGCCTTTGCGATGACATTTGCCATTGCAACACCACTCGTCATGTCCGCAACAAGCCATTTTCCAAAACGCAAATGGATGCTATTTTTGATCGGAGCTTTCATCATTCTGAATGCCTTGTGTGTCATTTCATCAAGCTACATCCTGCTCCTTGGACTTCGAATGCTGACGGCGATCGTAACAGGGGTCTTAATCTCACTTGCCATGATGGTGGCCAGTGAAACCATGCCCGCTGCCAAACGCGGACTTGCCATCTCATTTGTTTTCGGCGGTTTTACGCTTGCAAACGTAGTGGGCGTTCCAATCGGCACGGTCATTGCGGATTGGTATAACTGGAATGCAACCTTCCTGTTAACCACTTTCCTTGGGGGAATTGCCTTTATAGCATCCTTTTTCATCCTTCCCGAGCTGCAAAATCAAGCCCGCAGCTCAATAAGGGATCAATTCTCTTTGTTAACACACCCGAGAATCCTAATGGCCTTTTTCATCCCATCTCTTGGATTCGGAGCAACGTATGTTGTATTCACATACCTCGTGCCGCTCCTAAATGAAATGGCAGCACCGAGCAGCTCGATCAGTCTCATCCTATTCGGCTACGGATTCATCTCGATCTTCAGCAACATCCTGGCCGGCAAAATCGCCAGCCGCAACGCGATCGGCAGACTTCGGTTCGTTTTTCTCGTCCAAGCCATTGTCCTCATCGCTTTATACTGGACGACAAACGATCTCCTGGCCGGATTGATTAACATCGGCCTCATGTCGCTAATGGCCATCCTGTTAACCACATCCACCCAGCTTTATCTAATCGACCTTGCCGGAATCTACCAGCCGAAAGCAAAAGGACTTGCCGCCTCATTAATGCCTGTTGCTAGCAATGTCGGGATTGCTTTTGGTTCCGCATTAGGCGGACTCGTCTACCATCAGGGAAGCTTGATGAATGTGACCTGGGTTGGGGGACTGGTCGCAATTGCCGCGAGTTTGTTGACTTTTGTGAGTTATCGGTTGGATCAGAATAACTTGGTACAGGAAACCTAA